One Streptomyces sp. NBC_00223 genomic window carries:
- a CDS encoding transcriptional regulator translates to MTQDFGRPARAEENRATVTRRLKELADADGARETLTIEWRGKPGHFDVIEMQVGDLYYNPATHRIRAQRSHDVRRDRMLDSAPWSNESQEYLDLLLKALPSDPSRPDPEFVHLAESLRDYGQSDPGLITRDGVLVNGNTRRAALLQEFGPARTMRVAVLPESCNWSDIAAVELSLQLRKDHRRDYSYINRLLAIDEMAAQGTSLPAIATAFRSTVVACRRDQWVLSIIRTMIKRSEASGKALPLIAFEDHTEKLRELHRKYAKEAASNPDKAELMLESRLSAIALGFSKTDVRLIESDFQDRYLARVLPEDLQPAAPTAGEVKIPGLARSVKGPSDRLASARAMTDALLQARAISSADVSLSSRDGVRAQHTLTTYKDAFEESLEFVGKDVRVRKRKQAAPARLADACQDIDQCVTDLVMSRSSRSLDEDAFDDAVAKLRKSLGKLAVEVKRTIPEPGDETSWLVGLLKEGL, encoded by the coding sequence GTGACGCAAGACTTCGGGCGCCCCGCCCGCGCCGAGGAGAACCGCGCGACGGTGACGCGACGGCTCAAAGAGCTCGCCGATGCCGACGGGGCACGCGAGACCCTGACGATCGAGTGGCGGGGCAAGCCCGGCCACTTCGACGTCATCGAGATGCAAGTGGGGGACCTCTACTACAACCCGGCCACACACCGCATCCGCGCCCAGCGCAGCCATGACGTGCGCCGGGACAGGATGCTGGACAGCGCGCCGTGGAGCAACGAGAGCCAGGAGTACCTCGACCTCCTCCTCAAGGCCCTGCCTTCTGATCCCTCCCGTCCAGACCCCGAGTTCGTCCACCTGGCGGAGAGCCTCCGGGACTACGGGCAGAGCGACCCCGGCCTGATCACCCGCGACGGCGTCCTCGTCAACGGCAACACCCGGCGCGCAGCACTGCTGCAGGAGTTCGGGCCGGCCCGAACTATGCGGGTCGCCGTCCTGCCCGAGTCGTGCAACTGGTCGGACATCGCCGCTGTCGAGCTCTCGCTCCAGCTGCGCAAAGACCACCGCAGGGACTACTCCTATATCAACCGGCTGCTTGCCATCGATGAGATGGCGGCGCAGGGAACGTCGCTGCCGGCCATTGCGACGGCCTTCCGCAGCACCGTAGTGGCGTGCCGGCGGGACCAGTGGGTCCTCAGCATCATCCGGACCATGATCAAGAGGAGCGAGGCCAGCGGGAAGGCACTCCCGCTCATCGCGTTCGAGGACCACACGGAGAAGCTGCGGGAGCTCCACCGCAAGTACGCCAAAGAGGCCGCCAGCAATCCGGACAAGGCGGAGCTGATGCTGGAGTCCCGCCTCTCGGCCATCGCGCTGGGGTTCTCCAAGACCGACGTGCGGCTCATCGAGTCCGACTTCCAGGACCGCTACCTGGCGAGGGTACTCCCCGAGGACCTGCAGCCCGCGGCGCCGACTGCGGGCGAGGTGAAGATCCCCGGGCTGGCGCGGTCGGTGAAGGGGCCGTCCGACAGGCTGGCCTCGGCCCGGGCGATGACCGATGCGCTCCTCCAGGCCCGGGCAATCAGCTCCGCGGATGTATCGCTCAGCAGTCGCGACGGGGTCCGGGCGCAGCACACCCTCACCACGTATAAGGACGCCTTCGAGGAGTCCCTCGAGTTCGTCGGCAAGGATGTCCGGGTCCGCAAGCGCAAGCAGGCCGCTCCCGCCCGGCTGGCCGACGCGTGCCAGGACATCGACCAGTGCGTCACCGACCTGGTCATGTCCCGCAGTTCGCGCAGCCTCGACGAGGATGCCTTCGATGACGCAGTGGCCAAGCTCAGGAAGAGCCTGGGTAAGCTCGCCGTCGAGGTCAAGCGCACCATCCCCGAGCCCGGGGACGAAACCTCCTGGCTGGTCGGACTGCTCAAAGAAGGGCTGTGA